The window gctcccttcctcctggggtgggaggaggtgtcCGGCTCCCAGGTGGCAGGGGCAGAGCCTTGGCGGGGCGTCTGGGTTGCCAGCAGGGCAGAGGCGGGGCCCGGGGGGACGAAGGCTTTAAAACACTCCTCCGAGAAGCTCCCCAGCTCCGAGCTCACGGCCTGGCTGCCCCTGGACGCCTTTGTCACCATGTGGCTCCCAGTTCTGTGCCTTGCCCTGTCCCTGGTGGGGACCGGTGAGAAGTGGGGAAGATGTGGGCGGGGGAGCGGGCCCCGACTCTCACTctaccctctccctcccccccatAGGTCCTTCCCCTGTCACCCTTCACCCTAGACTGTGCCCCAGATCAGGGTAGcaggctctttcttctctcccagccCTACCCTAACATCctaccccagcccctcctcacagGCCTCACTCCTCCACTAGGTCTTCCCAGGATCTCCCAgaattttctcctcctccccactcaaAGGGGCAGGTCCTGGGCCATCTCTGTCTCTGGGCGACTCCAGCTCTTCCAAGgacgcccccaccccccaccctgccaaGCCCACCAGACCCTGGGACCCTGACCACCTGCTCCTACCCTCTGGTTCTTTATGACCCAATGGTCTGGTTCCTGAGTCCCCATATCCTACCACACCCTGGTGACTTCCCTTCCAGCTGTTAGCTCTCAATTAGGTCCCCCAGATTGTGGCCTCTGGTCTCCCCCAATCCTCCCAGGACCCCCAAATACCACCAGATACCTACACTTCTTCCCAAACAGACTTTCTGGTCCATGACATCTGGTGGGCCCCCCATCCTGGTTGGGGGCTGTGTGaatgtctcttcctttcctgactCTTTGCCCCAGAGCTCGCATCCAGCACCCCCAGCCTTCTCCCCCACGCAAAACAGCCAGAACCCCCAACCACATGCTCCTTTCTTTGTAGAATTTCCATCCTTTCTCAAACTCCAGCCCTTCTCCAGCCGAGACCCTCCTGTACAGCTCTGGTTTTCTGGGATCCCATCCCCAGGATCCCAAACACCTTCCAGCCCAGCtgtcctgccctgcctcccccaaGTGCCCCAACATGTGATTCTAAAGCCCCACATGAAGGGGTCCTCCCCGTGTTCCCACAGCTGCTTGGCCCGATATGTCTCCTTCTCCATTCGTGTCCTGGCACCACTCCCAAGAGAACCCCACATCCTGCCAGCACCCTCAGACCATGAACCCCATCCCCATGGAACCACCCGGTCCAGAATGACTATCATCCGGCTCTCTGTCCTCCTGAGCCTAACCCACTTTTGACCCCAAACCTGCTCCCAGAGCCCTCACAATGCCATCCCTGGTTTGCAGGACCCCAAACCCTCACAGGATCCCTCTCCCAGCCTAACCCTTTCATTCGCTCTTGACCTGGAACCCCAACTTCTACCAACTCTCGGAGCCCAGTTGGCCCCCTCCAGTCCCAAATCCAGGGACCCCCAAATTCCCCAGCCCAGATGTTCTCCTTGGCCTCTCACACCTGATTCCCCAAATCTGTATCCTTTCCAGAACCCCAAAACTCCATCCGGGACCTCACCATTTCCTCACCTGGTAGCCCCCAACCCTCCGAATCCCCCCCCAGCTCTGAACCTCTCCCTTGGGGCCTTTATTCCtggtttctctttcccctctgaaCGCACAGCTTCCTGCCCCTTGTCCGAGACCCCAAGCCACCCGACCCCCACCCTCGATGCCTGCCCCAGTGCTGTCTTGTCATCTCCTATCCTGATCCCTGGGGTCCACTCCGCTCTCAGCATCAAGTCTCCCCACCCAGGACCAGCCACCCACCCCCCATCCCAAGGACGGCTCCATAATTCCGGGTCCTTCCCAACACCCCTTGCCCATGTCCCCAGACCCCCAGCCTGGTCCTCTGCCCCCGTGTCCCCCCAACCCCACAGCACAGCTCCCTCTCCTAGCCCAGTCCCCTGGCCTCTCCTGTCAGCCTTCGCCCCCACCCCTGACCCAGCCCCCCTTTCACAGGTGCCGCGCCCCCCATCCAGTCTCGGATCATAGGAGGCTGGGAGTGTAAGAACCATTCCAAACCCTGGCAGGCGGCTGTGTACCATTACAGCAGCTTCCAGTGTGGGGGCGTCCTGGTGGACCCCCAGTGGGTGCTCACAGCCGCTCACTGCAAGAACGAgtgagtaggggccagcccagtggtgaagcagttaagtttgcgcgttctgcttcagcagcctggggttcaccggtttggatcccgggtgtggacctatgcactgcttgtgaagtcctgctgtggcaggtgtcccacatataaaacagaggaagttgggcacagatgttagctcagggccaatcttcctaaaaaaaaaaaaaaagaaaagaaagaaagaaagaaagaaaaagaaaagaacaagtaaGTAGGATCAGGGGGTCTGGGGAGGGTGGCGTCTGTGCTCCCACAGAAACAGTCAGCCAGGGCCATTACCCTGGGATAACctcagggaggctgggggctgagggagagaaggatggcACTGGTCCAGGGCCCAGGGAGAGAGGCGGGGCTGGGACTGGACGAACTCATGGAAGCCCTGCCATGGCTGCCTGGTCTCTGTGTCTCCCGTGCAACCGGCTCTCTGTCTTCCTGTGTCTCTCCCATACCTGGCTCTGTTGTGTGTCTCTCTGCGTGACTTTGATTTGTCTctatcttcctctgtcttctgtctccatgtctctgtgtctctccctgtctctgtccaTCTCTGGGTCTCTCAGCTGCCATCCCTGTCTCTGTAggtctctctctgggtctctgcctCACTCCCTCTCCCCCATCACTGCTGAGCACACTGTCCCCCAGGATGGGACCGCAGGGGACCcccagagaagaggaagggatcATCCTCAACATGTATGGGGGGGGGACTTCTCAcgctgcccagcccctccctccagggcGTCCTTCATCCAGGGGGACACAGGGAAGGGCTGGTTTGAGCCGGCACTGGGTGGGGGCAATGGAGGAAggtggaaggagaaggagaaagggagaaggtgctggggagggaggggacgcTGGCCTTGGGGGGGGCCAGGCCACCCAGCTGCTGGGGAAgcagccccacagccccagctgccGCTGAGCCGCCtcaggcctcccctcctcccctgccccacctcccgccccccttctctctcactctgtctcccctccctccatcctgttTCTCAATCACTCTTGACTTCCTCCGTGCCTActcactgtctatttctccttctcctgcctctccGCCTTTTCACTCCTGCTGTGACGAGTCTCACTGTCTTGTCTCCTCCTCCCGTCCGTGCTCTCTCTAGCTCACTGTTCCCCTGCCTTCCTCATGCCCTATATTTTTTAAGCTCTTTTTTTTCCACTCCGTTTCTCTTTGTCCCTGGATCTGCCTTTCACGctgtcacattctttttttcctcactctgTCTCTATTTCTCCATGACTCcaatctttccttctctctctctctctctctctctcatgttttctccttgttcttctttcccattttggaccctcccccaggctcccctgccccacccccctcccgcctcccctctcctcattccctccatccccctctctccccagctatTACCAGATCTGGCTGGGACGCCACAATCTGTTTGAGGATGAAGACACAGCCCAGTTCTTCCTCGTCGCTAAAAGCTTCCCACACCCTGGCTTCAATCTGAGCCTCCTGGAGAACAACAACCGCCTCCCAGGAGAGGACTACAGCCACGACCTCATGCTGCTCCAGCTGGCGCAGCCCGCCCAGATAACAGCCGCCGTGCAggtcctggccctgcccacccagGAACCTGTACTGGGGAGCACCTGCTATGCCTCCGGCTGGGGCAGCATCGAACCAGATAAGTGTATGTCGGGGGCCAGACCTGCAGCCTGGAGCCCAGACCCCCGGGGgtaagggaggaggggctggtggcccGGACTCCtagcctgagggaggaggggctgggggcctggactccagggtctgagggaggaggggctgggggctggactcccgggtctgagggaggagggctgaggaCACCTGCGTGTCTTTATCTCCCTGGCCCATAGTCACATACCCGGATGAACTCCGGTGTGTGGACCTCACACTCCTGTCCAACGATGTGTGTGACAACGCCCACTCCCAGAACGTGACAGAGTAcatgctgtgtgctgggcacttggAGGGCGGCAAGGACACATGCGTGGTAAGTGAGCCTGTGCCCCCAGGGCTTCGAAGTCTTCGGGGAGGGGACTCAGATTCCAGACTGGGTGTGAGAGCAAAGTAGGCATCTGTCCCACTTTTCCCAGTTGTAGCCCCGCCCCCGTGCCTCAGCTCCCTCCCCGTGCCCCCTCTCTTTCCCAAACCCCCATCCAGACATCCCTGTATCTCCTTCCACATCATAgttcacccctttctccctctgacacaTATTTATTGTCCAGTCCGAGAAAGTTTCTTGGCAGAGGTGACATCTGAGATGACCCCGAGGGTGGACGGGTCCCATACACGTATCCTGTTCCCTCTGCACTGACCTGTCTGCAGGTACTGTCCTGCTGGACCCTGCCCCATGTGCAGAACCTGGACCCTGAAGTCCCATCCCCATGGGCCAGGGCTCGAGGCACTGTCCTCTCTGCTGGAATCTGGCTTCCCTTCTCTGGGAGTGGACTCTGGGGATAACTGTCTCTTTCCCCATAGCTGGGGGGTCGCTGGGTGTGATCGGTGAGCCCAGGTCTGAGAGCTGGGGCCCTGCAGGCAGAACCCGGGGCTTCGcggacctctctctctcccccttgtGCTGTAGGGTGACTCAGGGGGCCCGCTGATCTGCGATGGTGTGTTTCAAGGAGTCACGTCCTGGGGCCACATCCCGTGTGGCAGGCCCAATAAGCCCGCTGTCTACACCAAACTGATACCCCATGTGCAGTGGATCCAGGACACCATAGCAGCCAATCCCTGAATGCCCCCACCCTGTCCCCTACCCCCAGTAAAATCGAATTCGCATCAAGTCCTGGTATCATCTGGGCTTCCAGGCGCCGGGCACTTGGAAGCTCGGGACCCACCTGGCCCAGGTTGGAGCCATGAgcgaaggggaagggaggggctgaGACAGGCATGAACAGGCAGAGAAAGGTTCAGACCCCAAAGGGCAAGGCAAGGACTCGGAACCGGTTCGCACACGCTGGGCCTGACCTCgccctgggggcagagagggcagTAGAGGGTCAGACTCTGAGAGGTTGGG of the Equus quagga isolate Etosha38 chromosome 13, UCLA_HA_Equagga_1.0, whole genome shotgun sequence genome contains:
- the KLK1 gene encoding kallikrein-1 translates to MWLPVLCLALSLVGTGAAPPIQSRIIGGWECKNHSKPWQAAVYHYSSFQCGGVLVDPQWVLTAAHCKNDYYQIWLGRHNLFEDEDTAQFFLVAKSFPHPGFNLSLLENNNRLPGEDYSHDLMLLQLAQPAQITAAVQVLALPTQEPVLGSTCYASGWGSIEPDKFTYPDELRCVDLTLLSNDVCDNAHSQNVTEYMLCAGHLEGGKDTCVGDSGGPLICDGVFQGVTSWGHIPCGRPNKPAVYTKLIPHVQWIQDTIAANP